TAATTCTAGAAACACTCAAACATCACCATATCTCTTATAATCTTATAATCTGGATTTCATGGATTctgttaaaaatgaaagaaaTGTCAATTCCATTacagaaaaaaagaaaaacaaaatattcacattcttattttataaaaaggGCCAAGATAACAGtttctaatattataatcaaatcAATGGGATTGTAGTTAATCATTAGTGTAGTCAATCGGAAATAGgtttgtttatttaaattgcAAATAGGACTTCAAACGGAAATTAACTGATGTTCTGCCCACGTCAACTACCTCAACGTTCGAGTATTCCAGCTAGGAAAAATAATCTTCCAGAAGGAGTGAATGATTATGATATAATAGCATCTGCGATGATTCCAACTGCAAATCTATTGTTGATGTTGACTCCGACAAGAgtgttaatatataattttaaaccATTGGCCATCATTGCTGTTCACGAAAGATCATTAGACTCGTTTAACGACTTTGGATTAAATAAAGGCATATCCACTTCTAATATAACTGTCGGTGATGATGGTGGTTTAGTTTCAACAGATGGTGTAGATACTTTGCCTTATCATTCAGgaaagatattattttaccTATCCACAGAGTCTAATTATATACTGGCGTATAACCTCATAAGGGATTCTTCGCCAGAAACATTTTTCAACGATTATGCATTACCTGTAATCCAAAATGATACAAAATTAgtagaagaagaatcaCAATATGATCAAGTCATTGATAATGACATTTTAGTAGTATTcgaaaaaaataaacataGCAGAGTTATACAGAATGGATTTGGCACCCGTAGGGAGATTGGATTTTTGCAATATCTGACTTCTTCACCAGAAATGTTGTATGAAATGCCTGTGAGAAGAGTTGAACTTCGACTAAAAGTAATATTAAAGTTcgattataaaatattagatttcATGGGATTCAAGTCGCATAAAATGGATAATGTCGGAATTTTAGAGAATGGCCTGTTCTTATTATTTCCTCATGGATTACAagtattgaatttaaaagattttaaGTTGAGTGACTATGAACTATTAAGCATTGATGATGGTATAAAACTTGAGACATTTAAAGATAAACTACTTATTATCTCTCAGAAATCAGAAACAAATGATTTAACATTGAATGAAATATATCTCAAATCGAAAACAGTTATCAGTAAGCAATTTTTGAGTCATAAAAACTTCAAAGATTATTTTACTATTGGCAATTATATAGCTGTGATTTGTCCTCAAAAGATTGAACtatatgatatatttttattggaTTTAGTATTATCTTGGGATACTACAATACCAATTCAATTTTGTAAAAAATTTGACGAAAACTCGATATTTGCAGTATTATCAAAcaattcattttatatatactcGATATTTGGTAACGTTTTATTTACAACGGACGAGGATGGGGTTGAGGATGATAGCTATGATAGACCTGCGGGTGTTGAAGAAGCTAAACAGTCATTGATGTATTCAGGGTTTAATTACTTTGATAACACGTTAATAGTCACTACTAATAAAGGGAAGTATGAGACATGGCAAATGTGGAACGAATTTCCCGGAAATATGTTTGATTTCCGTTACTCCAAATCATATATTATggcaaataaaaatgattttgcACTAGTATTTCCCACAGATATCAGGAAGGGATCAGTCGATATGATATGCACAATTTCATTACCGACtaaaacatttaataattatgtTACTCTTGTATCCATTGCTGgtaattcaattttgacagcaatttatatttctaataaaaatatattgttaatgTACAATATGGTGGCTAATATATGGTTTTCATTTAACCATCAACATGTTCTGAATATGAACTGGATAGGAAATAACTATTTACTTTGTCATTTAAAGAGAGATGACGGAGGTGTGTATTTAGCATGTTTGAAACTTCCatatgataaaattgaCGCTGATGACATCAATAAATATGTGATATGGATATATGATataaatgatgatgataaatttgtaaaatttgttACCAATACATTGTTCAAGTacaaacaaataaaaataaaaaatactGTAGCAGTAGAAACTGCAACactatttgataaattgcATAAGACTGCGGAGATATTGCTCATTTACGAAgattctttaataatttatgaCATCATTTCACAAATAGACGTTAGtggtttcaatattattaaaaaattccaTAATTACATGCATATTAAACTACCAAAGGGCTTAAGTGGTAAAGACATTGAATGGGCTACCAGTTATCATAACGGtctgttattattttgcaATAATAAGATAGTCAAGTTATATGGTGCTGACGGAGATGAAATTAAGAACCCAACGATATGGAAATTTGATGTTCTATTAGAAAATGTTGAACGTATACTTGATGTTTTCAAGgattttatatatgtggttcaaaaaaattccaCAGTTATGTTTACTTTGAAAGAATTGTGGGAAGGTAATGAACCAATGTTGTCGCTACCTATAGAGGAGTTTTACCCTATAATTGTTTCTCCGGAATCTGCAATAGTACATGGACTTGATGTTATTTATAAGAATTCAGCAATTGAATCGAATAATGGAACTCAAACGAATGCTACATGTAAATTGAATCTTAAGAATAGGATATTTTTAGATGAACTGATTAGTATTGAATTGAAGAAAGGCATTGATAAACATGATATCAATTCGAAATACAAAACTTTGAACcattataaattttcattagaGAAACTTTTATCGCATAAAATATTGGAGAATGAAAACTTAGatgatataattgaattgatCAAGATATCACGGGAGAATGAAGTCGACGGTATCATAAGAATCAATGAGACGACGATGTTGGAGATTATCAGTAATTGTctaagaaaaattgaaat
The window above is part of the Tetrapisispora phaffii CBS 4417 chromosome 7, complete genome genome. Proteins encoded here:
- the TPHA0G02200 gene encoding uncharacterized protein (similar to Saccharomyces cerevisiae RIC1 (YLR039C); ancestral locus Anc_2.402), which translates into the protein MFCPRQLPQRSSIPARKNNLPEGVNDYDIIASAMIPTANLLLMLTPTRVLIYNFKPLAIIAVHERSLDSFNDFGLNKGISTSNITVGDDGGLVSTDGVDTLPYHSGKILFYLSTESNYILAYNLIRDSSPETFFNDYALPVIQNDTKLVEEESQYDQVIDNDILVVFEKNKHSRVIQNGFGTRREIGFLQYLTSSPEMLYEMPVRRVELRLKVILKFDYKILDFMGFKSHKMDNVGILENGLFLLFPHGLQVLNLKDFKLSDYELLSIDDGIKLETFKDKLLIISQKSETNDLTLNEIYLKSKTVISKQFLSHKNFKDYFTIGNYIAVICPQKIELYDIFLLDLVLSWDTTIPIQFCKKFDENSIFAVLSNNSFYIYSIFGNVLFTTDEDGVEDDSYDRPAGVEEAKQSLMYSGFNYFDNTLIVTTNKGKYETWQMWNEFPGNMFDFRYSKSYIMANKNDFALVFPTDIRKGSVDMICTISLPTKTFNNYVTLVSIAGNSILTAIYISNKNILLMYNMVANIWFSFNHQHVLNMNWIGNNYLLCHLKRDDGGVYLACLKLPYDKIDADDINKYVIWIYDINDDDKFVKFVTNTLFKYKQIKIKNTVAVETATLFDKLHKTAEILLIYEDSLIIYDIISQIDVSGFNIIKKFHNYMHIKLPKGLSGKDIEWATSYHNGLLLFCNNKIVKLYGADGDEIKNPTIWKFDVLLENVERILDVFKDFIYVVQKNSTVMFTLKELWEGNEPMLSLPIEEFYPIIVSPESAIVHGLDVIYKNSAIESNNGTQTNATCKLNLKNRIFLDELISIELKKGIDKHDINSKYKTLNHYKFSLEKLLSHKILENENLDDIIELIKISRENEVDGIIRINETTMLEIISNCLRKIEIKNWESLFKSLKLSPRDLLDLCIENNEMKILGVLLLVFLNCNENDIIQDIDGDNKKSKNKNRNKNKSKRNAQNQSDVTSDKNSLSYVLRDEELMLQILKLLVTGAAKSTEINKAAEAWDMCFQLIQFLKELDKENKTNLVDKAMVVLKN